From one Thermatribacter velox genomic stretch:
- a CDS encoding HDIG domain-containing metalloprotein has protein sequence MEREEAIRLLKKRLRNPNLIKHALACESIMAALARKLGKDPTSWSLVGLLHDIDYEQTKDNPAYHGLIGAEMLVDLGLGEEVLRAIKAHNPATGFSPQNKLEWAIFCVDPTSGFIVACALIHPQKKLAPLDLEFLLNRFKEKSFARGADREQIRSCEELGLSLEDFLSLSLAAMKEKSQELGL, from the coding sequence TTGGAAAGAGAAGAAGCAATAAGGCTTTTGAAAAAACGCCTCAGAAACCCAAATCTTATCAAACACGCCCTTGCTTGTGAAAGCATTATGGCTGCACTTGCCCGAAAATTGGGAAAAGACCCTACTTCCTGGTCACTGGTGGGTCTTTTGCACGATATTGATTATGAGCAGACTAAGGACAATCCCGCTTATCATGGATTAATTGGCGCAGAAATGCTTGTTGATTTAGGATTGGGGGAGGAAGTCTTGAGGGCCATTAAGGCGCACAATCCAGCGACGGGTTTTTCCCCTCAGAACAAGCTGGAATGGGCTATTTTTTGTGTAGACCCAACCAGCGGTTTCATCGTGGCCTGCGCACTTATTCATCCTCAAAAGAAATTGGCCCCCCTTGATCTGGAGTTTCTGTTGAATCGCTTTAAGGAAAAGAGTTTTGCCAGGGGTGCTGACCGGGAGCAGATAAGAAGTTGCGAAGAATTGGGGCTTTCTCTTGAGGATTTTCTTTCCCTTTCTCTTGCAGCTATGAAAGAGAAAAGCCAGGAGCTTGGTTTGTAG
- a CDS encoding LysM peptidoglycan-binding domain-containing protein, with product MLKIRNFLVFFTISLILFFLTVSAWPSDVRYVVKPGDTLWVISRRCGVSLENLMKANGLTEDSVLQIGTELLIPSVNDSSQVKYQVRPGDTLWAISRSFGVSLKSLMEANGLSEQSILREGQTIVIPTGEAPQAGDGQKREELLTATTRHRVQKGESLWLISRFYGVDMRSIMEANGLDENSVLQVGMELVIPLGEFQKIESPEHPAVASEKEQEMQVYEVCPGDTLWSISRRFGVSINSLLVANNLSNPDKLKVGQSLVIPPAQKVTAFSQDYVVYEIQKGDTLWSISRRFKVSMELLASVNGLTERSILRIGQKIRIPSHLAPNYGGGGGFTWPLRGRITSYFERRSRNFHYGIDIAAPPGSIIRAAQSGVVTYSGWMSGYGRVVIISHPNGFQTLYAHNSANLVTRGERVNRGDPIARVGRTGNATGYHLHFEVRVNNKAVDPLQYLRGG from the coding sequence ATGCTGAAAATCCGGAATTTTCTGGTATTTTTTACTATAAGCTTAATCCTGTTTTTCCTAACTGTTTCTGCCTGGCCTTCTGACGTGCGTTATGTGGTGAAGCCGGGTGATACACTCTGGGTAATTTCCAGAAGGTGTGGTGTTTCCCTTGAGAACCTTATGAAGGCTAACGGTTTGACCGAAGACAGTGTTTTGCAGATTGGAACTGAGCTGCTCATCCCTTCGGTGAATGATTCCTCTCAGGTTAAGTACCAGGTGAGGCCTGGAGATACTCTTTGGGCGATATCCAGGTCTTTTGGGGTGTCACTGAAAAGCTTGATGGAGGCAAACGGGTTGAGTGAACAAAGCATTCTCAGAGAGGGTCAAACTATTGTTATTCCTACTGGGGAAGCGCCACAGGCTGGTGATGGGCAGAAGAGAGAGGAGCTTCTTACTGCTACCACGAGACACCGGGTTCAGAAGGGGGAATCGCTCTGGTTGATTTCTCGTTTTTATGGAGTGGATATGCGTAGCATCATGGAAGCAAACGGGCTTGATGAGAACTCGGTTTTGCAAGTGGGTATGGAGCTCGTAATTCCTCTTGGAGAGTTTCAAAAAATTGAATCTCCAGAGCATCCAGCTGTTGCCAGTGAAAAAGAACAGGAGATGCAGGTCTATGAGGTGTGTCCAGGTGACACTTTGTGGTCAATCTCTCGCCGTTTTGGAGTTTCCATTAACTCGCTTCTTGTAGCCAATAATCTTTCTAACCCTGATAAGCTAAAAGTTGGCCAGAGCCTGGTTATCCCTCCTGCTCAGAAAGTTACTGCTTTTTCTCAAGATTACGTAGTTTACGAGATTCAAAAAGGTGACACCCTGTGGTCAATTTCTCGAAGGTTTAAGGTTTCTATGGAGCTTCTGGCGAGTGTGAATGGTTTAACGGAGCGGAGTATACTCAGGATTGGCCAGAAAATTCGTATTCCTTCTCACCTTGCTCCAAATTACGGAGGTGGGGGAGGCTTTACGTGGCCGCTTCGGGGACGCATTACTTCGTACTTTGAAAGAAGGAGCAGGAACTTTCACTATGGAATAGATATTGCAGCTCCTCCTGGCTCGATTATCAGAGCAGCCCAGAGTGGTGTGGTGACTTATAGTGGTTGGATGAGTGGTTATGGAAGAGTGGTTATTATTTCCCATCCTAATGGTTTTCAGACGCTTTATGCACATAACTCGGCCAATCTGGTTACTCGAGGAGAACGGGTTAATCGTGGAGACCCTATCGCCCGAGTGGGACGCACTGGCAATGCTACTGGCTATCATCTCCATTTTGAAGTAAGGGTTAACAATAAAGCGGTAGATCCTCTTCAATATTTGCGAGGTGGATAG
- a CDS encoding TldD/PmbA family protein — protein sequence MFSGLEKLASKGMAGDLYRAKVKSKTVRFEGGILRQCEVEDSDGFGLRVINNEGRLGFVAFNSPSLFEEMLEKACSISKFGDQVAYTLPSYPVLKGWDSFVDRRVVDIDFAEMIEIGTYVIDRIREEYPEVVLNLSVKAGTEKKELVNHHQEMLSFERTFFGVEAEVNLTRESDILEFSVERFWGNRDIDLDHFISEILFRLEFSQKECRVEGGAYPVLFTPQGLLVLLYPLFYALNGRNIAFNRSFLKGKLGKLVFSPLLSLAEVPYEAWTLGSCPFDDEGIMTVRERELIVAGEVKSAFWDLFSAFLEGVEPSGNGFRQSYRTLPYPELSCVKIKGGLRSQETLIEELEKGLIVDSVLGLGQSNVSAGHFSCNVNLGFYVEDGEIRGRVKNVMISGNAFEALRNIQEVSRDARWVYGRWLLPWMVVEPIRADAKA from the coding sequence ATGTTTTCTGGATTGGAGAAGCTTGCCAGTAAAGGTATGGCGGGAGACCTTTATCGTGCCAAGGTAAAGTCAAAGACCGTTCGTTTTGAGGGTGGCATTTTAAGGCAGTGTGAGGTCGAGGACTCTGATGGGTTTGGACTCAGGGTTATCAACAACGAGGGCAGGCTGGGTTTCGTGGCCTTTAATTCTCCCTCTCTTTTTGAGGAGATGCTGGAGAAGGCCTGCTCAATCAGCAAGTTTGGTGACCAGGTAGCGTACACTCTACCCTCGTATCCCGTTTTAAAGGGTTGGGATAGCTTTGTGGACCGACGGGTGGTTGATATTGATTTTGCCGAGATGATAGAGATAGGAACTTATGTCATCGACCGCATCAGGGAAGAATATCCGGAAGTCGTTTTAAATCTCAGTGTAAAAGCCGGGACGGAAAAGAAAGAGCTTGTGAACCATCATCAAGAGATGCTTTCTTTCGAACGAACCTTTTTTGGGGTAGAAGCTGAAGTGAATTTGACCAGAGAATCAGATATCCTGGAATTCTCTGTGGAGAGATTTTGGGGTAATCGTGATATTGACCTGGACCACTTTATCAGCGAGATACTTTTCAGGTTGGAATTTTCGCAGAAGGAATGTAGGGTTGAAGGTGGAGCTTATCCCGTTCTTTTCACTCCCCAGGGTTTGCTGGTTTTACTTTATCCTCTTTTTTACGCTTTGAATGGCAGAAATATTGCCTTTAATCGCTCTTTTCTGAAGGGCAAGTTGGGAAAACTGGTTTTTTCTCCACTTCTATCTCTTGCTGAAGTGCCTTACGAAGCCTGGACACTTGGTTCCTGTCCTTTTGATGATGAAGGGATTATGACTGTCCGGGAGAGGGAACTGATTGTGGCTGGAGAAGTCAAATCGGCCTTTTGGGATCTTTTTTCTGCTTTTCTGGAAGGCGTTGAACCTTCTGGGAATGGTTTCAGACAATCCTATCGAACTCTTCCCTATCCTGAGCTTTCCTGTGTTAAGATTAAAGGAGGGTTAAGGAGCCAGGAGACCCTTATTGAAGAGCTGGAAAAAGGATTGATTGTGGATAGTGTCCTGGGTTTAGGTCAGAGTAATGTTTCTGCTGGGCACTTTTCTTGCAATGTAAACTTGGGTTTTTACGTTGAGGACGGGGAAATACGAGGACGGGTCAAAAATGTGATGATTAGCGGTAATGCCTTTGAAGCCCTTAGAAACATTCAAGAAGTTTCCAGAGATGCTCGCTGGGTCTATGGCAGGTGGCTTTTGCCCTGGATGGTTGTAGAGCCAATAAGAGCGGATGCCAAAGCTTAG
- a CDS encoding TldD/PmbA family protein yields MLETLRKALRLVGKEEYVEVRLEKIVSTRLTLQNGCIEALKEEEIMGGYVRVFRSGFGWYFETFSGWENILEKIRSALHSASLKNPTAFHSGVVRGEAFEDEHLAQLEEDFRCVPFEEKVKIARCYAELMPEVSSFLVNSSVDYRDEFREIYLANSDGTLLHLEKPDISMVFTAVCRKGDVIELYRNGVARRAGLEAVKGLEALAKEVVARAASLLEARPLPGGVYDVVLDPTLAGVFIHEAFGHLSEADFLYHNERLKKEMTLGRRVASPLLSVFDDGSVDGLRGSSPYDDEGIPTRKTYLIREGILTGRLHSRETAFSMQEELTGNARTVGFMYAPLVRMTNTAIESGKTSKEELFGDIKRGVYAVEYLGGNTALELFTFSPAYGFLIENGKITDIVKNFVLSGNLFETLQKIDCIANDFVWNELGGCGKGLQMGLPTPTGSPHVRLRETLVGGSE; encoded by the coding sequence ATGTTAGAGACCTTAAGAAAGGCTCTAAGGCTGGTTGGAAAGGAAGAGTATGTAGAAGTACGCTTGGAAAAAATAGTTTCTACTCGCCTCACCCTTCAGAATGGTTGTATAGAAGCACTTAAGGAAGAAGAGATAATGGGTGGATATGTGCGGGTTTTTAGGAGTGGTTTTGGGTGGTATTTTGAGACTTTTTCAGGATGGGAAAACATCCTGGAGAAGATTAGGAGCGCTTTACATAGCGCTTCTCTTAAAAACCCGACTGCTTTTCACTCGGGTGTTGTCAGGGGTGAGGCGTTCGAAGATGAGCATCTGGCTCAACTTGAGGAGGATTTTCGCTGTGTGCCTTTTGAAGAAAAGGTAAAGATTGCCAGATGTTATGCTGAACTGATGCCTGAAGTCTCAAGTTTTCTGGTTAACTCCTCGGTAGACTATCGAGACGAATTTCGAGAAATTTATCTGGCAAATTCAGACGGGACGCTGCTCCATCTGGAAAAGCCAGATATCAGTATGGTTTTTACTGCGGTTTGCAGGAAAGGGGATGTCATCGAGCTTTATCGCAATGGAGTGGCCAGAAGAGCAGGGTTAGAAGCGGTGAAAGGGCTTGAGGCTCTGGCGAAAGAAGTGGTTGCTCGCGCGGCATCTCTTCTTGAGGCCAGACCTTTGCCTGGTGGGGTATATGACGTAGTATTGGATCCTACCTTAGCGGGTGTTTTCATTCATGAAGCGTTTGGGCATCTTAGTGAAGCCGATTTTCTCTACCATAACGAGCGACTTAAAAAGGAAATGACTCTGGGCCGAAGAGTTGCCTCACCATTGCTTTCAGTTTTTGATGATGGGAGCGTAGATGGTTTGAGAGGGTCTTCGCCTTATGATGACGAGGGAATTCCTACTCGCAAAACCTATCTCATTCGTGAGGGTATTTTGACGGGCCGATTGCACTCCCGAGAGACTGCTTTTTCCATGCAGGAGGAATTAACCGGTAACGCACGTACGGTAGGGTTTATGTATGCTCCTCTGGTTAGGATGACTAACACAGCCATTGAGAGCGGAAAAACATCGAAAGAAGAACTTTTTGGAGATATAAAAAGAGGAGTGTACGCCGTGGAGTACCTGGGTGGCAATACAGCACTGGAGCTTTTTACCTTTTCTCCCGCATACGGTTTTTTAATCGAGAATGGGAAAATTACCGATATAGTTAAAAATTTTGTTTTAAGTGGTAATCTTTTTGAGACCCTTCAAAAAATTGACTGTATTGCTAATGATTTTGTTTGGAATGAGCTGGGTGGGTGTGGTAAGGGCTTGCAGATGGGTTTGCCTACTCCCACCGGCAGTCCCCATGTCAGGTTGAGGGAAACGCTCGTAGGAGGGAGCGAGTAA
- the ileS gene encoding isoleucine--tRNA ligase, with protein sequence MFEQVDLKTEWGKFEEEILEFWKRNSIFEKSLRQREQSPRFVFYEGPPTANGYPHAGHVIGRSIKDLIPRYKTMCGYYVPRKAGWDTHGLPVELEVEKELGISGKPQIEEYGIDRFNKKCKESVLKYIREWEKLTERIGIWMDLNNPYITFDNSYIESLWWVLKQLWDKGLLYQGYKVLPYCARCGTSLSSHEVALGYRDTEDPSVFVKFRIAGQEKAYFLVWTTTPWTLVANVALAVGKELEYLEVEHLTSQERFILSQQGFERIFTPEERKEFKVVRSLKGKDLIGLRYEPLMDFLRAEKGYQVFGADFVSTEEGTGIVHIAPAFGEDDMALAREYDLPVLQPVKPDGTYSDEVFLWKGMWVKDADPLIIEYLREQNKLFRVETYRHTYPFCWRCDTPLLYYAKESWFIKTTAFRDLLIENNRKINWFPPHIQEGRFGNFLENVVDWALSRERYWGTPLNIWVCENCNSKEAIGSIAELRSRSLKRLDSIELHRPYVDEVIIQCPHCSGVMRRVKEVIDCWFDSGAMFVAQYHYPFENQEEFARSFPADFICEAIDQTRGWFYSLHVLATLLFASPAYRNCLVTELGLDEKGQKMSKHIGNVISPWELISMYGADVLRWYVFSVSPPWMPKRFGKKALGEVFSKFFSTFWNVFNFFVTYANIDGFEPECLPEWDIERGNVFDRWIVARLHFLINEVRSCLESFEISKAAKAIEYFVVEDLSNWYIRRSRRRFWKEGWDEDKESAYKTLFRVLFELSRLMAPFVPFAAELAYQRLTQGIRQKRESVHLEDYPLSREELLDKELVATMEVVRTLANLGRSVRNKINIKLRQPLRKALLVVPEVSERERARQFENLLKEELNVKQVAWLEHLPEEVQIVLKPNFKELGPRFGTKVKEIAGFLAKCSRDEALRLFEQGELVLHLEDGPIVLSHSEVEVLLKTTGTLHMESAGKYAVILDAALDEELRKEGIVRDVIHRVQLMRKEAGFEITDRIVLLVDDSTAEPLKQVFLELAPLIREEVLAKEIVFGKIDGNQIFKEEFQVSGMKAILGVKKC encoded by the coding sequence GTGTTTGAGCAAGTGGACCTTAAAACAGAATGGGGGAAATTTGAAGAGGAAATTCTGGAGTTCTGGAAGCGAAATTCGATTTTTGAAAAAAGCCTTAGGCAACGCGAGCAGAGCCCTCGTTTTGTTTTTTATGAAGGTCCCCCCACTGCCAATGGCTATCCTCATGCCGGGCACGTGATTGGAAGGAGTATAAAGGATCTCATTCCCCGCTATAAGACGATGTGTGGTTATTACGTTCCCAGAAAAGCAGGTTGGGATACCCATGGTTTGCCGGTAGAACTCGAGGTTGAAAAGGAACTGGGAATTTCTGGCAAACCTCAAATTGAAGAGTATGGAATTGACCGCTTCAACAAAAAATGCAAAGAAAGTGTATTGAAGTACATTCGGGAATGGGAAAAGCTCACCGAGAGAATAGGCATCTGGATGGACCTTAATAATCCCTATATTACCTTTGACAATAGTTACATAGAGAGTTTGTGGTGGGTTTTGAAGCAACTTTGGGATAAGGGTTTACTTTATCAGGGCTACAAAGTGCTTCCTTACTGTGCTCGTTGTGGCACTTCGCTTTCCAGCCACGAAGTGGCACTTGGATATCGTGATACTGAGGACCCTAGTGTTTTTGTTAAGTTTAGAATTGCTGGGCAGGAAAAGGCATATTTCCTGGTGTGGACTACAACTCCCTGGACCTTAGTAGCCAATGTTGCGCTTGCAGTGGGGAAAGAACTTGAGTATCTCGAGGTAGAACACCTTACTTCTCAGGAAAGGTTTATCCTTAGCCAGCAAGGTTTTGAGCGCATTTTCACCCCTGAAGAAAGAAAAGAGTTCAAAGTTGTTCGTTCCCTGAAAGGTAAGGACTTAATTGGGTTACGTTATGAACCTTTGATGGATTTTCTGAGAGCTGAGAAGGGTTACCAGGTCTTTGGAGCAGATTTTGTTTCTACAGAGGAAGGAACGGGCATCGTGCATATTGCTCCTGCCTTTGGTGAAGATGATATGGCTTTGGCCAGAGAATATGACCTTCCCGTCTTGCAGCCAGTTAAACCTGACGGCACTTATTCTGATGAAGTGTTTCTCTGGAAGGGAATGTGGGTTAAGGATGCAGACCCCTTGATTATTGAATACCTGAGAGAGCAAAATAAGCTTTTCCGAGTGGAGACGTATCGTCACACTTATCCTTTTTGCTGGAGGTGTGATACGCCTCTTTTGTACTACGCTAAGGAAAGCTGGTTTATCAAGACTACTGCCTTCCGAGACCTCCTTATCGAGAATAATCGCAAAATCAACTGGTTTCCGCCTCATATTCAGGAAGGAAGGTTTGGGAATTTCCTTGAAAACGTGGTCGATTGGGCTCTTTCTCGGGAGCGCTACTGGGGAACACCTCTGAATATATGGGTTTGTGAAAACTGTAATTCTAAAGAAGCCATAGGTTCAATAGCCGAACTTCGTTCTCGATCTCTGAAAAGGCTTGACAGCATTGAGTTACATCGCCCTTATGTGGATGAGGTTATTATACAGTGTCCTCATTGTTCTGGTGTCATGCGTCGGGTCAAGGAAGTCATTGACTGCTGGTTTGATTCGGGTGCGATGTTTGTGGCGCAATATCATTACCCTTTCGAGAACCAGGAAGAGTTTGCGCGGAGTTTTCCGGCTGATTTTATATGCGAAGCCATAGACCAAACTCGAGGCTGGTTTTACAGCTTGCATGTGCTGGCTACTCTGTTATTTGCGTCTCCTGCCTATCGTAACTGTTTGGTAACCGAGCTTGGTTTGGACGAAAAGGGGCAGAAAATGAGCAAACACATTGGTAATGTGATTAGCCCCTGGGAACTGATTTCCATGTATGGTGCTGATGTGCTGCGCTGGTACGTTTTCTCAGTTTCTCCTCCCTGGATGCCCAAACGCTTTGGCAAAAAGGCACTGGGTGAGGTGTTCAGTAAGTTCTTCAGTACCTTCTGGAATGTTTTTAACTTTTTCGTTACCTATGCTAATATTGATGGTTTTGAACCCGAGTGCCTTCCAGAATGGGATATCGAGAGGGGCAACGTTTTTGACCGCTGGATTGTTGCTCGTCTCCACTTCTTGATAAACGAGGTAAGAAGTTGCCTGGAATCTTTTGAAATTTCCAAGGCTGCTAAAGCTATCGAGTACTTTGTGGTGGAGGACTTGAGTAACTGGTATATAAGGCGTTCAAGAAGACGTTTCTGGAAGGAAGGTTGGGACGAAGATAAAGAGAGTGCCTATAAAACGCTTTTTAGAGTGTTGTTTGAATTAAGTCGCTTAATGGCTCCCTTTGTTCCCTTTGCTGCTGAGCTTGCTTATCAGCGTTTAACGCAAGGGATTCGGCAGAAAAGGGAGAGTGTTCATCTTGAAGATTACCCTTTGTCTCGGGAAGAATTGTTGGACAAAGAACTTGTTGCCACCATGGAGGTAGTGCGAACGCTTGCTAACCTGGGTAGGTCAGTCCGTAACAAAATCAACATCAAGCTCCGCCAGCCTCTGAGAAAAGCTTTGCTGGTTGTGCCTGAGGTGAGTGAGCGAGAACGTGCACGCCAATTCGAAAATTTATTGAAAGAGGAGCTTAACGTTAAACAGGTGGCCTGGCTTGAGCACTTGCCTGAAGAGGTACAAATCGTTTTGAAGCCTAACTTTAAGGAATTAGGTCCTCGTTTTGGAACAAAAGTTAAAGAAATCGCCGGTTTTTTGGCTAAATGCTCACGAGACGAAGCCCTGCGTTTGTTTGAACAGGGAGAGCTTGTTCTCCATTTGGAAGACGGACCGATTGTTTTATCACATTCAGAGGTTGAGGTTCTTCTTAAAACAACGGGCACTTTGCACATGGAAAGTGCGGGTAAGTATGCAGTTATCCTTGATGCGGCCTTAGATGAGGAACTCAGGAAAGAAGGAATAGTTAGGGACGTCATTCATCGTGTACAGTTAATGCGCAAGGAAGCGGGTTTTGAGATCACTGACCGCATAGTGCTTTTGGTTGATGACTCCACAGCAGAGCCGTTAAAGCAAGTTTTTCTTGAACTTGCGCCCTTGATTCGAGAAGAAGTCCTGGCCAAAGAAATTGTTTTTGGCAAAATTGATGGCAACCAGATTTTTAAAGAAGAGTTCCAGGTTTCGGGAATGAAAGCGATTCTCGGAGTTAAAAAATGCTGA